The proteins below are encoded in one region of Pelecanus crispus isolate bPelCri1 chromosome 4, bPelCri1.pri, whole genome shotgun sequence:
- the LOC104028878 gene encoding C-C motif chemokine 3-like, with protein MKVPAAALASLLLMSICSSAEVHHGDSSVAASPQKPDTPIACCFSYIGHRLPHYLITSAYMTSSQCSQPAVILVTKTGREICTDPEARWVQEHLKHFQKPEY; from the exons ATGAAggtccctgcagctgccctggccTCTCTGCTCCTTATGTCCATCTGCTCCTCAGCTGAGGTCCATCACGGTGACTCCAGCGTTGCTGCCTCCCCCCAGAAGCCAG ACACCCCCATCGCCTGCTGTTTTTCGTACATTGGACACCGCCTCCCGCACTATCTCATCACCTCTGCCTACATGACCAGCAGCCAGTGCAGCCAGCCAGCAGTGAT cctggtcACCAAGACGGGGAGGGAGATTTGCACAGACCCCGAGGCGCGCTGGGTGCAGGAGCATCTGAAGCACTTCCAGAAGCCGGAGTACTGA